In Propionispora vibrioides, the genomic stretch GATACGAGTCCGCACATCTGGCATATTGTTTATACCTTACATTGTTCAGTTTTCAGAGAACACCGGACTGCGTTGCCGCAGTTCCTGTTGACCGCCGCCTTGCGACAGCTTTTATATACTATCACATCGGCTTTTGCCTGTCAACCTGTTTTTTTGTTTAACTAGCATCGCTCGTTCCAGCGACTTTTTATATGATAGCATATTACAAATTGTTTGTCCATATATTTTCCCGGATTTTGTCGGTAATTCATGCCGATGGTTTTCGGCAGACTCTTAGTTATAAGCATAAAAAAGTGAGCCCAAGGGCTCACTTTTCATTTATTCCCTATGTCTCATATGCGGGAACAACAAAACATCCCGGATAGAGTAACTGTCAGTCAGGAACATCACCAACCGGTCAATGCCAATTCCCAACCCGCCTGTCGGCGGCAAGCCGAATTCCAAAGCAGTCACATAATCTTCATCCATCATATGCGCTTCATCGTCACCGGACTCTCTTTGTGCCACCTGTTCCAGGAAACGGCCCTTTTGGTCGATAGGATCATTTAATTCCGAGAATCCATTGGCAATTTCACGGGCAAAGATAAAGGCCTCGAAACGATCGGTTATATCGGGGTTGTCCTTATTCCGTTTAGCCAAAGGCGAAATTTCAGTCGGATGTCCGGTAATAAAGGTAGGCTGAATCAGATGTTCTTCGGCAACTTCCTCAAACACATGATTTAAAATTCCACCAATACCGTCTTTCGCTTCATATTTCACACCTAATTGATCCGCTAGAGCTCTCGCTTCTTCGATTGTTTTGACTGAGTCAAAATCGACACCGGCAAATTTCTTAATGGCTTCCGGCATCGTCATCCGGTTCCAAGGCGGCGTTAAATCAATTTCCTGCCCTTGATAAGTAATCTTCGTTGTGCCAAGCACTTCTTTTGCCACGGAAGAAATCAATTCCTCGGTAAGCTTCATAACATCTTCATGGTCAGCATAGGCCTGATAAAGTTCCACCATAGTAAACTCAGGGTTATGTTTAATGGAAATGCCTTCATTCCGGAACATGCGGCCAAGCTCATAGACTTTTTCAAAACCGCCGACAATCAGACGTTTTAAATAAAGCTCCGGCGCAATCCGCATATATAGCTTCATATCCAGCGCGTTATGGTGGGTGATGAACGGACGGGCTGCCGCACCGCCGGCAATGGGATGCATCATCGGGGTTTCCACTTCCAGGAAGTCTTTTGCATCAAGGAAACACCGTAAAGCCCGGATAATTTTGCTGCGAGTCACAAAAGTCTGCCGTACTTCGGGGTTTACAATCAGATCCAAATATCTCTGCCGGTAGCGCATTTCCACATCTTTGAGTCCATGCCACTTTTCCGGCAGCGGTCGCAACGATTTCGACAGAATTTCAAAGTTGCTGATCTTAAGACTGATTTCGCCACGTTGCGTTCTGAATACCGTTCCCTCAACTCCTAAAATATCACCGATATCCAGCAGATGTATCTTCCGGTATTCCTCTTCACCTATCGCATCCTGACGAAAATACAATTGTATCTTGCCGCTCATGTCCATGAGATGGGCAAAACAGGTTTTTCCGTGTCCGCGGACAGACATAATACGCCCGGCGAGTTTAGCCGTTTGACCTTCCAACGTTTCAAAGTTTTCTAAAACCTCGGCCGCATGATGTGTAAAATTGTACTTACGGCCAAAAGGTTCAATGTCCATTGCTTCAATAGCTGTCAACTTTTCACGGCGGGCCCGCATTAATTCATTTAAACCGGTTGTTTCTTCCTGTGGTGTTACTTGTTCATTGTCTGACATTTGCACTTTCTCCCCCAACGATACTGCTTGTTGCGTTTACAGGTATTTTAATTGTATTAACGTTTAATATCCAGAATTTCATATTTTAATATTCCCGCCGGGACATTTACTTCCACGATGCTGCCTACCTTTTGACCTAGAATAGCTGCTCCGACAGGCGATTCGTTAGAAATTTTAGACTCAGTCGGATCAGCCTCCGCCGAACCAACGATGGTATATTCCAATTCATCGGAAAACTCCAAATCCTTTAAGCGAACGGTCGCACCAACTGCAACAACATCAGTACTGATTTCTCCTTCATCAATAACCTGAGCATTGCGTAAGGTTTTTTCCAGGGTAAGGATTTCACCTTCAATAAAGGCTTGTTCATTTTTCGCATCTTCATATTCCGAGTTTTCGCTGATATCGCCAAATTCTATGGCTTGCTTTATGCGCTCCGCTACCTCACGCCGTCTTACCGATTTTAAGTAGTCCAGCTTTTGTTCGGTCTTCTTTAATCCCTCTAACGTAAGGATAATCTGTTTTTCTGCCATAAGATGAGCTCTCCTTTATCCCTCTAAATTATACCTTATTAGAATTATGATAGAATCCGATTACTACATCATATTCTTATTTTTAATAAAATTGCCACGCGAAGCAAACAGACAATATAAATAGTGCCAAGTTACACTTGACACTTGCAACAGGCTGATGAATACCCCGCTATCATGCATTCATTATAGGCATTAAAGCTTATCTTGTCAATATTTTCTAAACGATTTCCCTCCTTAAAGCGGTACTTTTCCTTGCAGCATTTGTTTTTATTGCAGCTACCTCTTCCGGCCGCAAAGCGCGCTCAAAACTACGGAGCCCAGACAATTTGAACCCATGCTTTTTACCTAGTTGCTCTATTGTTTCCACCTGCCTGACGGTTAATTCACGTCCTAATGTAAAATTTTCGTATCTTTTTTCCAGAGCCAGGATCATCGTTTCCGCCATGCAGGCGTAGGCGGTGCCGGCCGGAAAACCAAAATGCATGCCGAAATCCACCTGTCCCGGTACTTCAACAATACCGCCTTCAATGACCAAAATGTCGTCTCTCAGTTCTGCCACCTTTCTGGACACATTGCGCGGTCTGGCCACATCACACACGATAGCTCCCGGTTTCAGGTCTTCCGCCTCAATAATACTATCTACCGCACTGGTTACGGCAATAATGATGTCCGCCGTTTTTAATGCAGCTTTTGTATTGGACGTTACCCGCACAGCCAATCCTGTATGACGCATAATTTGTCCGGCCAGCCATTCCAGCTTCGTTCCGTTGCGAGCGGCCAGTGTCAAGAAACGGACCTCTTTGGCCAAAATTTGCGCACAGGCTGCACCAATCGAACCGGTTGCCCCGAGTATTAAAATATTAGCCTCCTCCAGCTTTATATCCATGATAGCGGCAGCCTGCCGTATTCCCTCAATAGCCGTGGCCACCGTATAGCTATTGCCTGTGGTAACGGCAATATTTAGATGATCGGCAACGGTGATTCCCGCATCACCGACAATAGAGGTAAACGCTCCCAGGCCAACCACGTTTGCCCCCAGCTTTTCCGCGATCTTGCCAGCCTTGATTATCTTGTTCAGCACATATTTCTCCGGCAGCTCCAGCATTTGCCGCGATGTCAACGGGCAGCCGATAAACCAGCCCTCCGCTTCATTGCAGGGTGATTGTATCCCGGTTATAGTGGAAACCTTAAAGGGAGGAACATATTTAATCAAGGTCTCTACGAACGGATCGGGCAAATCCTTAACTACGGGAAACTTCCGGCTTACATCTTTCGCCGTAAGAGGATGAAGGATAAATGCAAACTTTTCCATACCGATTCCACTCCTTTCTATTAGACCTCTCCTGCAGTTAAACGCGAGTAGATGAACGAGGATTTTTTCGTCCAGTATTGGCGGGTTCTGGCACCAACGTTGGCCGGAAAAAAGACCGCTTAGCGTCTCGATTTAATTGTTGAATAAGGTCTATCCCCAGCACTCGATCCGGGGCCTTATATCCAGCTCGGTTAACCACCGTTCATAATCCCGTCCGGTAAGTTCTTCCGGCCGTTTGCCCGCTAAGGCAACAAGCACTCCTTCCAGCACATTCGTACCACAAGACCGTCCGCTCATCCATGGTGTAGTCGTTATCAGCGTCTTCACACCGCGTTCTTTGAGCAGCGCCATATCCTGGGCGGTAACGGTATTGGTGATAATGCTCTTGCCTGCCAAGCTATCCGGCATATACCGCCTGATATAATGAAAATCACCGGCAATAACCGCCGCTTCACGAAAGTAACTGCCAAACCGGGGGGTTGCCTGTTGTTGACTTAATCCGGTGGGATAGAAAAACCGGACGGGGAGCCGGGTAATTACAGGAGCCAGGCAACGCGCCAGCCTTGCCAGGCCGGTCAAGGTATGTAGCGGCAACGGCAAACCCACACCGAACAGTAAATCGCCAAAAACCAGCTTACTGCCCCGTTCCGTCAAGGCCTCGGCCATGCCAAAGCGATCTACCGCACAGACCAGCAGCACTGGCGTATCCTGGAATTGTACAATGCGCTGATCATCCAGAAATTGAATGACCCGCCGTTCCAAAGTATTTTTAAGACCACTGCCATCGACGACCGGCGTTTTCCTGGCTACTCCTGCCAACCGGGCACTTTCGCGAAAGGTGTACCGCTTTCCACCGGCATAAATGTAAAGATCAGTTCCGCCCAGACCAAAAGCATCTACCTGCCCATCCAGTTGACGGATCAGTTGCATGGCCTTCTTTATACTTCCGTCTGTGCCTATACGGGAAATAGCAACCGGTTGACCGCCGATTGTTTCGACGGAATGGTGATCGCGTTCTGACGCTCCCAGGCTAATACTGACAATGCGTTTCACCCAGAAAACCCTCCTGCTATAAAAGCTGCTCCATAATGGTGCGTACCTTTGCCGGGTCTACATATTCGTCGGCCACCAACGGCGATTCGCCAATTTTAATGGCGACAATCTCCTTGTCAAGCAAGGCGCCAAATAGCGCGACTCTCTTATCGGAGCCAATGACAATCACCGTTTCATAGGTCCGCAATTGGGAAAGAATGCGGATCAAATCGTTGAATAATTCCAGCCCTGACCTTTGCCTGATAAATTCCTGCCGGCCCTGCTCCGATAGCACCAGACAGTAATCAATACCGGTTTGCCTGGCAATAGCATCAATTTCATCGCAGTTTTTTATCGGAAACCCGATAATGGCCACCTTACCGCCTTTCCGGATTTCTCCCAGCGTTTCCAGTTTAGAGATGACCGTACGGTCCAGTCCGAAAGCTTCGGACGTTTCCATCTGAGAGTAGCCCCGGGAACGCATAAGCATAATATTGTCCAGTATTTGGTGGATTTTATACAAATTGATGACTTTAGCTCCGATGCGCAACAACATACGCTCGTCCTTTCCCTGCCAAGTGCCAATATGATCAGGAAACTACCTATAGTATATGTACACAATACGGTGCACATACGCCTGGAAACCAACTATTTGCAAACAAAAAAGGGTATAAAAAAACAGAGCCGCAGCTCTGTTAAACATCAAATATTACCTATGACACTGACGTCTTAAGAAAAGTAACGCTTTACCGTATCAATGAAATCCTGCCTGGATTCGGCTTGATTGAATCTTAGCCTCATTTCATTGGAATGGGGCAAACCCTTTGTATACCAGGCAGCATGGCGGCGCATTTCACGAATACCGACATATTCGCCTTTGTAATAAAGCAGCATATCCAGATGGCGAAACAAAACATCCATACGTTCGGCCATGCCAGGCGGCGGCAACAATTCTCCTGCCGCCAGATAGTGCGTAATTTGACGGAAAATCCAGGGATTCCCCTGAGCGGCCCGGCCTACCATTACCGCGTCGCAGGCGGTTTCTTCCATCATTCTTGCCGCATCCTGCGGCGTCCTGACATCACCATTGCCAATGACCGGAATGGTCACGCTCTCTTTCACTTTTTTTATAATACTCCAGTCAGCCTGACCGGCGTAAAACTGCTCCCGGGTACGTCCATGCACCGCGATTGCGCTAATACCGGCCTTTTCGGCCAGCAGGGCCATTTCCACAGCGTTTACCGAGTCGTCATCCCAGCCTTTGCGGATTTTAACAGTTACCGGTTTGTGAGCTGCTTCCGTTACACTGGCCATAATGCGGTAAGCTAATTCCGGTTGCTTCATCAGCGCCGAGCCTTCACCGTTTTTTACAATCTTAGGTGTAGGGCACCCCATGTTGATATCAATAATATCAACCCCGGCTTGTTCTACGATTTTAGCAGCTTCGGCCATCCCGTCCGGATCGGAGCCAAACAACTGAACGGCTACCGGCCGCTCCCGGTCCTCGCTTTGCATAATGCTTTCCGTATTGGTGTTTTTGTATAGTAAGCCCTTGTTGCTGACCATTTCGGAATATACCAGGCCGCAGCCCATTTCCTTGGCCAGCAGTCGAAAGGGTAAATCGGTTACACCAGCCATCGGCGCCAGAATAACCGGATTTTTCAGTATTATGTTTCCAATCTGCATATCCTTATTGCTCCCCGCTTAATCAGATGAACTTATTATATAGTGTCCCTCCATTTAGCGCAAATCAGACCGGTAAGAAACTATCTGTGCGATAGGGAACCACTGATTTATTCACATAACACAGCCAGCCGGAAAAATCTCTCGCCAGGCTGGCAGGCTCATTAAATCAGCGGTTCCCTAGAAACAAAAAAGTTTCATTATATATACAGCATTGTATATATAATGAAACTTTTATACTGCTATATGACCTGATTATTCGATGGTAATCTTATCGCCAACCGTAATTTCAGGTTTATTTTCACCTTTTAATTCAATTTGACCCGGCAGTTCCACTTCGGAATGTCCGGAAAATTTGAATGTGCAATGACCCAGTTCGCTCAATGTTTTCGGTGCTTCGTCACCGATAGCAGTAATGATGTACTCATGTTTCCCCATCGTTACTTTGTCGCCCACGGCAAGAGGACTCTTAATTTCGCCTGGCGTATGCATAAGCGATATTTCTTCCAGTTCAGTTAAAGGACATTTATCAAAAATAATCAAACAGCCGGTATCCTTCAATAATTCGAAGGCAGCATCTCCAACACTGGTAACAGTAACTTCGTATTTCATTTTTACTTTTCCTCTCATTTCTTAGCACAAAGAATGTAAAGTTAATGAGTGACAAGCAACAGTAGCGTGGCCCGCCCTCATTAACCTTACAAATC encodes the following:
- the greA gene encoding transcription elongation factor GreA gives rise to the protein MAEKQIILTLEGLKKTEQKLDYLKSVRRREVAERIKQAIEFGDISENSEYEDAKNEQAFIEGEILTLEKTLRNAQVIDEGEISTDVVAVGATVRLKDLEFSDELEYTIVGSAEADPTESKISNESPVGAAILGQKVGSIVEVNVPAGILKYEILDIKR
- a CDS encoding transcriptional regulator, giving the protein MLLRIGAKVINLYKIHQILDNIMLMRSRGYSQMETSEAFGLDRTVISKLETLGEIRKGGKVAIIGFPIKNCDEIDAIARQTGIDYCLVLSEQGRQEFIRQRSGLELFNDLIRILSQLRTYETVIVIGSDKRVALFGALLDKEIVAIKIGESPLVADEYVDPAKVRTIMEQLL
- a CDS encoding quinate 5-dehydrogenase → MKRIVSISLGASERDHHSVETIGGQPVAISRIGTDGSIKKAMQLIRQLDGQVDAFGLGGTDLYIYAGGKRYTFRESARLAGVARKTPVVDGSGLKNTLERRVIQFLDDQRIVQFQDTPVLLVCAVDRFGMAEALTERGSKLVFGDLLFGVGLPLPLHTLTGLARLARCLAPVITRLPVRFFYPTGLSQQQATPRFGSYFREAAVIAGDFHYIRRYMPDSLAGKSIITNTVTAQDMALLKERGVKTLITTTPWMSGRSCGTNVLEGVLVALAGKRPEELTGRDYERWLTELDIRPRIECWG
- the lysS gene encoding lysine--tRNA ligase, whose protein sequence is MSDNEQVTPQEETTGLNELMRARREKLTAIEAMDIEPFGRKYNFTHHAAEVLENFETLEGQTAKLAGRIMSVRGHGKTCFAHLMDMSGKIQLYFRQDAIGEEEYRKIHLLDIGDILGVEGTVFRTQRGEISLKISNFEILSKSLRPLPEKWHGLKDVEMRYRQRYLDLIVNPEVRQTFVTRSKIIRALRCFLDAKDFLEVETPMMHPIAGGAAARPFITHHNALDMKLYMRIAPELYLKRLIVGGFEKVYELGRMFRNEGISIKHNPEFTMVELYQAYADHEDVMKLTEELISSVAKEVLGTTKITYQGQEIDLTPPWNRMTMPEAIKKFAGVDFDSVKTIEEARALADQLGVKYEAKDGIGGILNHVFEEVAEEHLIQPTFITGHPTEISPLAKRNKDNPDITDRFEAFIFAREIANGFSELNDPIDQKGRFLEQVAQRESGDDEAHMMDEDYVTALEFGLPPTGGLGIGIDRLVMFLTDSYSIRDVLLFPHMRHRE
- the dusB gene encoding tRNA dihydrouridine synthase DusB, translated to MQIGNIILKNPVILAPMAGVTDLPFRLLAKEMGCGLVYSEMVSNKGLLYKNTNTESIMQSEDRERPVAVQLFGSDPDGMAEAAKIVEQAGVDIIDINMGCPTPKIVKNGEGSALMKQPELAYRIMASVTEAAHKPVTVKIRKGWDDDSVNAVEMALLAEKAGISAIAVHGRTREQFYAGQADWSIIKKVKESVTIPVIGNGDVRTPQDAARMMEETACDAVMVGRAAQGNPWIFRQITHYLAAGELLPPPGMAERMDVLFRHLDMLLYYKGEYVGIREMRRHAAWYTKGLPHSNEMRLRFNQAESRQDFIDTVKRYFS
- a CDS encoding shikimate dehydrogenase, which produces MEKFAFILHPLTAKDVSRKFPVVKDLPDPFVETLIKYVPPFKVSTITGIQSPCNEAEGWFIGCPLTSRQMLELPEKYVLNKIIKAGKIAEKLGANVVGLGAFTSIVGDAGITVADHLNIAVTTGNSYTVATAIEGIRQAAAIMDIKLEEANILILGATGSIGAACAQILAKEVRFLTLAARNGTKLEWLAGQIMRHTGLAVRVTSNTKAALKTADIIIAVTSAVDSIIEAEDLKPGAIVCDVARPRNVSRKVAELRDDILVIEGGIVEVPGQVDFGMHFGFPAGTAYACMAETMILALEKRYENFTLGRELTVRQVETIEQLGKKHGFKLSGLRSFERALRPEEVAAIKTNAARKSTALRREIV
- a CDS encoding PTS glucitol/sorbitol transporter subunit IIA encodes the protein MKYEVTVTSVGDAAFELLKDTGCLIIFDKCPLTELEEISLMHTPGEIKSPLAVGDKVTMGKHEYIITAIGDEAPKTLSELGHCTFKFSGHSEVELPGQIELKGENKPEITVGDKITIE